ATGTCTGAACATTTCTTCAAATGAATGTTAAACATATTTAAAATACACGTAACATATCTTGAATGGTATGAGACCTTTTATATATTTGTCGGACTACTTTTACATATTAACATTTTCTGGGTTCCCTAGATGGTCCCAAGCCGGTTTTGGGAACTTTTCAAAAGGTTCCTAGCGGTTTTTCGGTCTTTTATTTTTGGTTTTGGTTTACAttttttctgttttgtatttttctTTCACTTTTTAATTTATTCATTTTCCTTGTTTTTTACTCAAAGTTTGTCAAAATCATTAAAGAAATTCAAAATGTCAAAAATTATTCGGTTTTGCAAAATGTTTGGGATttaaaatttgttcatgttttccaaaaaaaatcatgttttcagATTTTGTTTGCATTTCGTAAATTAATCAAAATTTCAACAAATTTTCGCTATCGTAAATAAATGTTCatttttttcaagaaatattcatttttataaaaaaaatcgggATTTAATTTTTTCCTCCATTTTTTACAGCATTTTAGAAATGTTCGTTATTGAATTTGCTAACATTTTCCAAATTCGTGATCTTATTCTTTTAGGTGAATTCGTGATCTTATTTTGAAATGACGACAGTGATACTGGGCTGGGCTGCCGGGAAGGTCCGTCTCGATCTACTGGGCCTGGCTACGCCTGAGAGAAAATATATGGGCGCACGCCCGTCTGCACCGTATCTTGAAAACCCTATGCTGGGGGATCTTTGCTTTCCCCCGAACAAAAAAACGAGAGCGGCGGCGGCGCACAGTGGTGAGGAGGTGAGATGGACACCGCAGGGAGTTCGACGGGAAGGAGTGGCGAGTCCATGTTTACCGAGGAGCTCTATCAGGCTGGAATCTGCATGCGAGAGAGCATCCAATGGATCGAGGCCCAGGACCAGGAGGCCAGGATCGAGGAGATTGCACATAGCGACTCTGGCTATGATAATCTTCCGGATTTCAGAGTGGATATGGCCGTCTTGACGCATGATGGGCACAATTGTGGCACAGGATGGGCGCGATGCAGAGCGCCGGTTGGATCGGCAATGAAGGGGAATCGATGGAGACCCAGAGCAAGATTGGCGACGGCGGAGAGATGGAAGCTGGAGGGAAGTCGTCGAAGGGAAGCAGGAGTTCCGCATCCCTCGAACTCGAGAATCTGCTCCACCGTGCCGGAATCCTCACCGGTGGAGAGATAGGCGGAGACACAGAAATCGAGGAGCTGTTTGATCTGTTTGCAAATGAGGCCAATGAGTGGATCGTTGGCCAGGCAGACAGTCAACTCCGATGGGAAACTGTGCAAGAATTGACAGTCCAAATCCTGTTGAAATTTGAAGAAGTGGTGGGTGCTGACATTCTTAAGGTATTTGAAGAAAAAACCATCAGGGAGGAGGCAATGGCAGTGCTTAGGTTCGGCTTCAGACTGTCGTTGTTTTCCGAGCAGATCGATGAGCTGAGGCATGAGATGTGTAACATTTTGAGATCGTTCTCCCCAGAAAACAAAGATATAAGGAGCACCATGAAGAAGTTTATTTCTGAGCCATATCTATCTCGTATCTCCAAATTGCAATTGATCTCTGAACGTATTAGCATGCTCCAGCAAATGGACCCAGCCTTCGACTTCAAAGTGAAATCAACAATTATCAAGTTGAAATCAGAATCTTTCTTGTCAGCAATGAAGGAGTTGGAGAACGACAGCCCCAGGGAAGGCCAAGAACACTCCATGGAGATGGAGGAGAAGAAATTCGCTGCATACTGTCTGTACTGGGAACGCATATGGGGCAAGGATGGCCACAGCTTCGAAAACCAGAGTGAGTAAACATGCATGCATGCTAGTTACCCGATGGTAGTTATTTGACATACTGCATGTCTCAAGGAAGCTGATTCCTTCCAAATTGGAATTTAGTCCACTTTATTATGTAACCAGATTGATTCGGATATACTCTTCTTGAATAGACTAGTTACTTCATGTTAGATCTCTAACTCGTACTTAACTTGCATGCAGCGTTATTGAGCCCCATGCAATTTACGCATTGCACACCAGGCCACATTCCAACTGAAGCTGTCGCTGGGAGTACCTTACAAATCTACTCCATCAAAGTATCACTAGTAAAACCCGATTTTTTGCCACTGCCGGTGTATGGAGTGGTTGCAGTCCGTGATGCTGTGGACCGTCGTCGCAACCCTCTATTCCTCTGTTCAAGAGAGCACTGCCAAATCCTCGAAGAAAATGTATGTATGGTATTTTTGTGTTCTTGATCTTTTGCTTGTTGCCTGCATCCTTGTTGAACAGTCAATGGCAAATGATGATGCCTGCAGGATTCTTTCTTGCACTTGACGGGCCCGGTTCGTGCAATTGTCTCGATGGATACTGTTTACATCGAAATCCAATTAATAGTAAAGGGCACAAAAAAATCGGAAGATACACCATTGATCAGTACATTTGGCTTTTACAATGCTGACAATTCCGGTACCTATCTTGCCAAAAATGACTTTTGCAAAGTGGAGTTGTGCTGTGAGCAACTTAAACAGTCGGTCCAGGCTACTATCTTGAGTGTGGCTGTTACACCAAAACAGGAATCGTTGCCTTTTCTACATGGTGGTGGAGTTGTTTGCTATTCATTGCCTCAGGAGGGTAGTGAAGATATCCCTGAGCAAGCATCATGTAGGCAAGTTTGGCTGCTTGATTCAAAATGTGGAAGAATGCCTATGACTGAAAATGGCTACCTTGAACTGGCAAGGAATGTAGTTTCTGTGGAATTAAATGGAAAGCTGCAGGTCCTCATAATGGACGATTCACAGACTGAGTTTGCTGCTAAATTCGTCC
The window above is part of the Triticum aestivum cultivar Chinese Spring chromosome 2A, IWGSC CS RefSeq v2.1, whole genome shotgun sequence genome. Proteins encoded here:
- the LOC123190685 gene encoding uncharacterized protein; protein product: MDTAGSSTGRSGESMFTEELYQAGICMRESIQWIEAQDQEARIEEIAHSDSGYDNLPDFRVDMAVLTHDGHNWESMETQSKIGDGGEMEAGGKSSKGSRSSASLELENLLHRAGILTGGEIGGDTEIEELFDLFANEANEWIVGQADSQLRWETVQELTVQILLKFEEVVGADILKVFEEKTIREEAMAVLRFGFRLSLFSEQIDELRHEMCNILRSFSPENKDIRSTMKKFISEPYLSRISKLQLISERISMLQQMDPAFDFKVKSTIIKLKSESFLSAMKELENDSPREGQEHSMEMEEKKFAAYCLYWERIWGKDGHSFENQTLLSPMQFTHCTPGHIPTEAVAGSTLQIYSIKVSLVKPDFLPLPVYGVVAVRDAVDRRRNPLFLCSREHCQILEENDSFLHLTGPVRAIVSMDTVYIEIQLIVKGTKKSEDTPLISTFGFYNADNSGTYLAKNDFCKVELCCEQLKQSVQATILSVAVTPKQESLPFLHGGGVVCYSLPQEGSEDIPEQASCRQVWLLDSKCGRMPMTENGYLELARNVVSVELNGKLQVLIMDDSQTEFAAKFVLESEKYNTSECECSLADGSKVEITVAWSLVHSKMLQSDDSGIATTGNLKGRSGEPILSEELCQAAIFMQKSICWIQAQEKKMVEIGYYGSAEYKNLQVLKLDMYELSNKIFGLFNYETQKRIRAMQNACWISNKGKLTDTQSKIGDGIEMDTGGK